Proteins encoded by one window of Molothrus aeneus isolate 106 chromosome 16, BPBGC_Maene_1.0, whole genome shotgun sequence:
- the FBXL18 gene encoding F-box/LRR-repeat protein 18, translated as MSRCGEEVVSEESEEESNGVNLMEFSDEILLHILSYVPCTDLVLNVRRTCRKLATLCLDKSLTHTVLLQKDYKVNKDKVKQLMRDIGREIYQLNMAGCYWLPSSTIDYVTWCKNLVKLNLSGCHVTSLRLSKMLSSLQHLRSLAIDVNPGFDASQLSSECKATLSRVSELKQTLYTPSYGVVPCCTSLEKLLLYFEILDRSREGFMLSGQLMVGESNVPHYQNLRIFYARLAPGYVNQEVVRLYLAVLSDRTPENLHAFLISAPGSFAETGATKNLLDSMARNVRLDALQLPKAWINGSGLLQHLKFNNPFYFSFSRCTLSGGHLIQRVINGGKDLKSLTSLNLSGCVHCLAPESLFRKAEDDIDSSILESLVVSCCNLRHLNLSAAHHHSSESIGNHLCQLLSRLKHLLSLALPVCSITDVGASVEKPPSTPNLVPQTFGRKVRIGVQTYPRNLGDQTNQKIESSVFWALMGSLRFLETLEIIGSSFSSAMPRNEPAIRNSLPPCVRAQSVGDSEVAAISQLTYLQSLTLAQLPNILTGSGLVNIGLQCQHLRTLSLANLGMMGKVVYMSALMDMLKHCKCLRDLRLEQPYFCAGAQFFQALSHCSSLQRLCIVSRSGTLQSDAVMSFMASCLEVIMCHMFMGESLTVCKNLQQSIVRSFQAERPALNVVIFPLLHEDLTEVIRDVPMRHLDEITLFKSRVAEEPPNLWW; from the exons GAGGTCGTAAGTGAGGAGAGTGAGGAGGAAAGCAATGGTGTCAACTTGATGGAGTTCTCAGATGAGATCCTTCTGCACATCCTCAGCTATGTCCCTTGCACAGACCTGGTCCTCAATGTCAGGAGAACCTGCAGGAAACTTGCAACACTTTGCCTTGACAAGAGTCTAACACATACAGTCCTGCTTCAGAAGGATTATAAG GTGAACAAAGACAAAGTGAAGCAGCTGATGAGGGACATTGGAAGGGAGATCTACCAGCTGAACATGGCCGGGTGCTACTGGCTGCCCAGCTCCACCATCGACTACGTAACATGGTGCAAGAACCTGGTGAAGCTGAACCTGTCGGGGTGCCACGTCACCTCGCTGCGGCTCTCCAAGATGCTCTCCTCGCTGCAGCACCTGCGCTCCCTGGCCATCGACGTGAACCCGGGCTTTGATGCCAGCCAGCTGAGCAGTGAGTGCAAAGCCACCCTCAGCCGCGTCTCGGAGCTGAAGCAAACCCTCTACACACCCTCCTACGGGGTCGTGCCATGCTGCACCAGCCTTGAGAAACTGCTGCTCTACTTTGAGATCCTCGATCGCTCGCGGGAGGGGTTCATGCTCTCTGGGCAGCTGATGGTGGGCGAGAGCAATGTGCCCCATTACCAGAACCTGCGCATCTTCTACgccaggctggctcctggcTATGTCAATCAGGAGGTGGTGAGGCTgtacttggcagtgctgagtgaTCGGACGCCTGAGAACCTCCACGCCTTCCTCATCTCTGCCCCCGGCAGCTTTGCAGAGACGGGAGCCACCAAAAACCTCCTGGACTCCATGGCCCGAAATGTTCGTCTGGATGCTTTACAACTGCCCAAAGCCTGGATTAACGGCTCTGGGCTCCTGCAACACTTGAAGTTCAACAACCCTTTCTACTTCAGCTTTAGCCGATGCACCTTATCTGGTGGGCACCTGATCCAGAGGGTCATTAATGGTGGGAAGGATCTTAAAAGCCTGACCAGTTTGAACCTCAGTGGCTGCGTTCACTGCCTGGCCCCGGAGTCCTTGTTTCGGAAAGCAGAAGATGACATCGACAGCAGCATTTTGGAAAGCCTGGTAGTGTCTTGCTGCAACCTGAGACACCTGAACCTCTCTGCAGCTCACCATCACAGCTCTGAAAGCATAGGGAAccacctgtgccagctcctgtccAGGCTAAAGCACCTGCTCTCATTAGCACTACCAGTTTGCTCCATCACAGATGTTGGTGCAAGCGTGGAGAAACCTCCCAGCACACCTAACTTAGTGCCCCAAACATTTGGAAGGAAAGTTCGGATTGGGGTACAGACATATCCAAGGAACTTGGGGGACCAGACAAATCAGAAGATCGAGTCCTCAGTGTTTTGGGCTCTGATGGGAAGCCTCAGATTTTTGGAAACCTTGGAGATAATTGGGTCCAGTTTCTCCTCTGCCATGCCCCGCAACGAGCCAGCAATTCGGAACTCGTTGCCTCCCTGTGTCCGGGCACAGAGCGTGGGGGATTCAGAGGTGGCTGCCATTAGCCAATTGACTTACCTGCAGAGCCTCACCTTAGCACAGCTGCCAAATATTCTCACGGGCTCTGGGCTCGTCAACATCGGGCTCCAGTGCCAGCACCTGCGGACTCTTTCCTTGGCCAACCTGGGCATGATGGGCAAGGTGGTCTATATGTCTGCTCTCATGGACATGCTGAAACACTGCAAGTGTTTGAGAGATCTCAG GCTGGAACAGCCCTACTTCTGTGCGGGCGCCCAGTTCTTCCAGGCACTGAGTCACTGCTCCTCTCTCCAGCGCCTTTGCATCGTCTCCCGGAGCGGGACTCTGCAGTCTGACGCAGTGATGTCATTCATGGCCAGCTGCCTTGAGGTCATCATGTGCCACATGTTTATGGGAGAGTCTCTTACCGTTTGCAAAAATCTCCAGCAGTCCATTGTCCGGAG